Proteins found in one Triticum aestivum cultivar Chinese Spring chromosome 4D, IWGSC CS RefSeq v2.1, whole genome shotgun sequence genomic segment:
- the LOC123100643 gene encoding flowering-promoting factor 1-like protein 5, which produces MAAGGVWVFRKDGVMELDASTTAKSKALVYVPANEPMRSLPALERRLGLLGWERYYENIAVVQLHRRDGGLDLITLPRDFARLRSTHMYDVVVKNRGHFRVVDHVY; this is translated from the coding sequence ATGGCGGCGGGAGGCGTGTGGGTGTTCCGGAAGGACGGCGTGATGGAGCTGGACGCATCGACGACGGCGAAGAGCAAGGCGCTGGTGTACGTGCCGGCCAACGAGCCGATGCGGTCGCTGCCGGCGCTGGAGCGGCGGCTGGGGTTGCTCGGGTGGGAGCGCTACTACGAGAACATCGCCGTGGTGCAGCTTCACAGGCGGGACGGCGGCCTCGACCTCATCACCCTCCCGCGCGACTTCGCCAGGCTGCGCTCCACCCACATGTACGACGTCGTCGTCAAGAACCGAGGCCACTTCAGGGTCGTCGACCACGTCTACTAA
- the LOC123100644 gene encoding pollen allergen Dac g 3, whose amino-acid sequence MASSSRMLTVVVLAALFAGAMAVKVKLTVQKGSDKKKLALKIDYTRPNDSLSEVELRQHGSEEWQPLTKKGDVWEVSCSKPLVGPFNFRFLSKNGMKNVFDEVFSTDFKIGKTYQPEY is encoded by the coding sequence ATGGCCTCCTCCTCGAGGATGCTCACGGTGGTGGTGCTGGCGGCGCTGTTCGCCGGCGCGATGGCCGTGAAAGTGAAGTTGACGGTGCAGAAGGGGTCCGACAAAAAGAAGTTGGCGCTGAAGATCGACTACACAAGGCCAAACGACAGCCTGTCAGAGGTGGAGCTCCGGCAGCACGGCTCAGAGGAGTGGCAGCCCTTGACCAAGAAGGGCGACGTGTGGGAGGTCTCGTGCTCCAAGCCGCTGGTTGGCCCCTTCAACTTCCGCTTCTTGTCCAAGAATGGCATGAAGAACGTCTTCGACGAGGTCTTCTCCACCGATTTCAAGATCGGCAAAACCTACCAACCGGAATATTGA